In one Pseudomonas sp. Bout1 genomic region, the following are encoded:
- the sctV gene encoding type III secretion system export apparatus subunit SctV, with product MNLLNRLNGIARMAAQRTDVIIVAFMLMAIVMMIIPLPTYLVDMLIGLNIALSILILIVAFYIGHSVEFSALPPLILLSTLFRLSLSITTTRLILLHGDAGHIVKAFGDFVIAGQVVVGMVVFLIITVAQFVVITKGAERVAEVAARFTLDAMPGKQMSIDNDLRNGDIDQAEARRRRSRLERESQMFGAMDGAMKFVKGDAIAGLVILAVNLLGGMLIGMIERDMAFGAAVHTYSLLTVGDGLIAQIPALLISVAAGTVVTRVNSDGAAGDLGSEILKQLGASYRALGLTALIMVGVSVIPGFPTWVFLGLSLVFGGAAFVMYRRHTRENQVEPEALIETLEPVVEVQAEQEYGVAPDTRVLLTLGSALALSAPRQLLGQRIEALCHDLRSDLGVDVPVPGVHMDAKATPGSFRVSLEGVPVSEGEMPINCLLLQDDPVHVQLLDIATLQADSPLNGRAAHWIERQHEDALRSAGIGFLLPDEVLRGVLERSLRRYAADFLGIQETRLLLERTEATYGELVKEALRLVPLQRVAETLRLLVGEGVSIRNQRALLEAMVEWGARETDAGRLAEHLRAALARQISHQYADRNRVIGALVLAPGLEDQLRASLRRQEPSREVIPEEVNRALLAQLRQACDKTTEANSAVLLVHPELRRSLRRLVLRGELELAVLSFRELATEYNLQALVTISLTDISNRRAPAAASVTSLASAS from the coding sequence ATGAACCTGCTCAATCGCCTGAACGGCATCGCGCGCATGGCCGCCCAGCGCACCGACGTAATCATCGTCGCGTTCATGCTGATGGCCATCGTGATGATGATCATCCCGCTGCCCACCTACCTGGTGGATATGCTGATTGGCCTGAACATCGCCCTGAGCATCCTGATCCTGATCGTCGCTTTTTATATCGGCCACTCGGTGGAATTCTCCGCGCTGCCGCCGCTGATTCTGCTCAGTACCCTGTTTCGCCTGTCGCTGTCCATCACCACCACCCGCTTGATTCTGCTGCACGGCGACGCCGGCCATATCGTCAAGGCCTTCGGTGACTTTGTGATTGCCGGCCAGGTGGTGGTGGGCATGGTGGTGTTCCTGATCATTACCGTGGCGCAGTTTGTGGTGATCACCAAGGGCGCCGAACGGGTCGCGGAAGTGGCCGCGCGCTTCACCCTGGATGCGATGCCCGGCAAGCAAATGAGCATCGACAACGACCTGCGCAACGGCGATATCGACCAGGCCGAAGCCCGTCGCCGGCGTTCGCGCCTGGAGCGTGAGAGCCAGATGTTCGGCGCGATGGACGGGGCGATGAAGTTCGTCAAGGGCGATGCGATTGCCGGGTTGGTGATCCTTGCGGTCAACCTGCTGGGCGGCATGTTGATCGGCATGATCGAGCGCGACATGGCCTTCGGCGCGGCGGTGCACACCTACTCGCTGCTGACCGTGGGCGACGGTCTGATCGCGCAGATCCCGGCGCTGTTGATCTCTGTGGCAGCGGGCACCGTGGTTACGCGGGTCAACAGCGACGGCGCAGCGGGTGACCTTGGCAGCGAGATTCTCAAGCAGTTGGGCGCCAGTTACCGGGCCCTCGGGTTGACTGCATTGATCATGGTCGGTGTCAGCGTGATCCCGGGCTTTCCGACCTGGGTGTTCCTCGGTTTGTCATTGGTGTTCGGGGGGGCGGCTTTCGTGATGTACCGCCGCCATACCCGCGAAAACCAGGTGGAGCCTGAAGCGCTGATCGAGACCCTGGAACCGGTGGTCGAGGTGCAGGCCGAGCAGGAATACGGCGTGGCCCCTGACACTCGGGTATTGCTGACCCTCGGCAGCGCCCTGGCCCTCAGCGCACCGCGCCAGTTGCTGGGCCAGCGCATCGAAGCGCTGTGCCACGACCTGCGCAGCGACCTCGGCGTGGATGTGCCGGTGCCGGGCGTTCACATGGACGCCAAGGCCACGCCGGGCAGTTTTCGCGTGTCCCTGGAAGGTGTGCCGGTGAGTGAAGGCGAAATGCCGATCAACTGCCTGCTGTTGCAGGACGATCCGGTGCACGTGCAGTTGCTGGACATCGCCACGCTGCAAGCCGATTCACCGCTCAACGGCCGCGCCGCGCACTGGATCGAACGCCAGCACGAAGACGCGCTGCGCAGCGCCGGCATCGGCTTCCTGCTGCCGGATGAAGTACTGCGCGGCGTGCTGGAACGCAGCCTGCGCCGCTATGCCGCAGACTTTCTCGGGATCCAGGAAACCCGTCTGCTGCTCGAACGCACCGAGGCCACTTACGGCGAACTGGTCAAGGAAGCCCTGCGCCTGGTGCCGTTGCAGCGGGTGGCCGAGACCCTGCGCTTGCTGGTGGGCGAAGGCGTGTCGATCCGCAATCAACGGGCTCTGCTCGAAGCCATGGTGGAGTGGGGCGCCCGGGAAACCGATGCCGGCCGCCTGGCCGAACACCTGCGCGCAGCATTGGCGCGGCAGATCAGCCATCAGTACGCCGACCGCAACCGGGTGATTGGCGCGCTGGTGCTGGCGCCGGGTTTGGAAGACCAGTTGCGTGCGTCCCTGCGTCGCCAGGAACCCAGCCGCGAAGTGATTCCGGAAGAGGTCAACCGCGCCTTGCTCGCGCAATTGCGCCAGGCCTGCGACAAAACCACCGAGGCCAACAGCGCGGTATTGCTTGTGCACCCGGAACTGCGCCGCAGCCTGCGCCGCCTGGTGCTGCGCGGTGAGCTGGAGCTGGCCGTGTTGTCGTTTCGCGAGCTGGCCACTGAATACAACCTGCAAGCGCTGGTGACCATCAGCCTCACCGATATCTCCAACCGCCGCGCACCTGCCGCGGCTTCCGTCACTTCCCTGGCGTCTGCCTCATGA
- a CDS encoding type II and III secretion system protein family protein, whose protein sequence is MIRFSLLLLALASFFCSAQDIANGAQGSISLASGEGRILHFVAPVESVLVAEPGIADLQVVSPGVIYIFGKAPGNTSLIALGADGKQLAGLTLAVSSATQAVTAPMQALHPGSGAQISGAGNRLIAKGTVRSVGEATDLNALLNPQGQGFQSAVNTTEYAGAAQVNLRVRFAEVSRSELLHYGVNWNAMFSNGTFSFGLITGGPLAAATAGGLAAAGSGSGNTNIDGMLDALQANGILQILAEPNITAMTGQTASFLAGGEVAIPVPVNRDLVGIEYKSFGVSLLFNPTLLPNGRIALQVRPEVSSVVSGGTVDFGNFHVPSFSVRRADTRVEVGSGQTFAIAGLFQRESSQDIEKLPLLGDLPILGNLFRSKRFQRNETELVILITPYLVEPVRSRTLATPLDAQPATAAAAGPRSGGAFGFYMN, encoded by the coding sequence ATGATTCGTTTCTCTCTGTTGTTGCTGGCGTTGGCGTCGTTTTTTTGCAGCGCCCAGGACATCGCCAACGGTGCCCAGGGTTCTATCAGCCTTGCATCCGGGGAAGGCCGGATCCTGCATTTTGTAGCGCCGGTGGAGTCGGTGCTGGTGGCCGAACCTGGGATTGCCGACCTGCAAGTGGTGTCGCCCGGCGTGATCTATATCTTCGGCAAGGCGCCGGGCAACACCAGCCTGATCGCCCTCGGCGCCGACGGCAAACAGCTCGCCGGCTTGACCCTGGCCGTGAGCAGCGCCACCCAGGCCGTGACCGCACCGATGCAAGCGTTGCACCCCGGCAGTGGCGCGCAGATCAGCGGGGCTGGCAACCGTTTGATCGCCAAGGGCACGGTGCGCAGCGTGGGTGAAGCGACGGATTTGAATGCCTTGCTCAACCCCCAGGGCCAGGGTTTCCAAAGCGCGGTCAACACCACTGAATATGCCGGTGCGGCCCAAGTCAATTTGCGTGTGCGGTTCGCTGAAGTGTCGCGCTCCGAGCTGCTGCATTACGGCGTGAACTGGAACGCGATGTTCAGCAACGGCACGTTTTCCTTCGGGCTGATTACCGGTGGGCCGCTGGCAGCAGCGACCGCAGGCGGATTGGCGGCAGCGGGCAGCGGTTCGGGCAACACCAACATCGACGGCATGCTCGACGCGTTGCAGGCCAACGGGATTCTGCAAATTCTGGCCGAGCCGAATATCACTGCCATGACCGGGCAAACCGCGAGCTTCCTGGCGGGCGGTGAAGTGGCGATTCCGGTGCCGGTGAATCGGGATTTGGTGGGGATCGAATACAAGTCGTTCGGCGTGTCGCTGCTGTTCAATCCGACGCTGCTGCCCAACGGCCGTATCGCCCTGCAAGTGCGGCCTGAGGTCAGCAGTGTGGTGAGCGGCGGTACGGTGGATTTCGGCAACTTTCATGTGCCGTCGTTCAGCGTGCGGCGCGCCGATACGCGGGTGGAAGTGGGCAGTGGGCAGACGTTTGCGATTGCCGGGCTGTTCCAGCGCGAGAGCAGCCAGGACATCGAGAAGCTGCCGTTATTGGGCGATTTGCCGATCCTGGGCAACCTGTTTCGCTCCAAGCGTTTTCAGCGCAATGAAACCGAGCTGGTGATTTTGATTACGCCGTACCTGGTGGAGCCGGTGCGCAGTCGCACGCTGGCCACACCGTTGGATGCGCAGCCTGCGACCGCTGCAGCGGCGGGGCCGCGCAGTGGCGGGGCGTTTGGTTTCTACATGAATTGA
- the sodC gene encoding superoxide dismutase [Cu-Zn] SodC, whose product MNRIHWLSLASLLAIGTAQAASLQVPVNLVSADGAPQPVGTVTISESAYGLIFTPDLKSMPMGAHGFHIHENGSCDAGVKDGVKVAALAAGGHFDPQKTGKHLGPYAEGHLGDLPALYVNMDGTSTNPVLAPRLKTIAQIQGHALMIHAGGDNHSDMPKPLGGGGERVACGVI is encoded by the coding sequence ATGAATCGTATTCACTGGCTCAGTTTGGCAAGCCTTCTCGCCATTGGCACCGCTCAGGCGGCCTCCTTGCAAGTTCCGGTCAACCTCGTCAGTGCCGATGGCGCGCCGCAGCCTGTGGGTACGGTGACTATCAGTGAGTCCGCCTATGGCCTGATTTTTACACCTGATTTGAAGTCCATGCCGATGGGCGCGCATGGGTTTCATATCCATGAGAACGGCAGCTGTGACGCGGGAGTGAAGGATGGTGTGAAGGTGGCCGCGTTGGCGGCGGGTGGGCATTTTGACCCGCAGAAGACGGGTAAGCATTTGGGACCGTATGCCGAGGGGCATTTGGGGGATTTGCCGGCGCTGTATGTGAATATGGACGGGACTTCGACCAACCCGGTATTGGCGCCGCGGTTGAAGACGATTGCGCAGATTCAGGGGCATGCGTTGATGATTCACGCTGGCGGGGATAATCATTCGGACATGCCCAAGCCATTGGGTGGTGGTGGTGAGCGCGTGGCTTGTGGGGTGATCTGA
- a CDS encoding Dyp-type peroxidase, whose amino-acid sequence MSQYQPGILAAPVPLQARHLFFAIESLEAVPAALDALVQRVDANAVVGFGEPLVNALGARIEGLRAFPRVSGPGAENPSTQQALWVWLHGVDRGELLLRSRAFEKALAPGFGLVQMTEGFRYKTGFDLTDYEDGTENPHDDAAVDAAVAQGGASFAAIQQWQHDLDGFAALPALERDHIIGRRHGDNEELEDAPESAHTKRTAQESFTPEAFVVRRSMPWAENGQAGLMFLAFGHSFDAFEAQLRRMSGLEDGIVDGLYRISKPLTGGYYWCPPLRDGRVDLSLVL is encoded by the coding sequence GCCATCTGTTTTTTGCCATTGAGTCCCTGGAGGCTGTACCTGCCGCACTGGATGCGCTGGTGCAACGGGTGGATGCGAATGCGGTGGTCGGTTTTGGTGAGCCGCTGGTCAATGCGCTGGGCGCGCGAATTGAAGGGTTGCGGGCGTTCCCGCGTGTGAGCGGGCCGGGGGCGGAGAATCCGTCGACCCAGCAGGCGCTGTGGGTCTGGTTGCATGGTGTGGATCGCGGTGAGTTGCTGTTGCGCAGCCGGGCGTTTGAGAAGGCCCTGGCGCCGGGGTTTGGTCTGGTGCAGATGACCGAGGGGTTTCGCTACAAGACCGGGTTTGACCTGACTGATTATGAGGACGGCACTGAGAACCCGCATGACGATGCGGCGGTGGATGCGGCGGTGGCGCAGGGTGGTGCGAGTTTTGCGGCGATCCAGCAGTGGCAGCATGACCTGGATGGGTTTGCGGCGTTGCCGGCTCTGGAGCGGGACCACATTATTGGTCGGCGCCATGGGGATAACGAAGAGTTGGAGGATGCGCCGGAGTCGGCGCACACCAAGCGTACGGCCCAGGAGAGTTTTACGCCTGAGGCATTTGTGGTGCGTCGGTCGATGCCTTGGGCCGAGAATGGTCAGGCGGGGTTGATGTTCCTGGCGTTTGGGCATTCGTTTGATGCGTTTGAAGCGCAGTTGCGGCGGATGAGTGGGCTTGAGGATGGGATCGTTGATGGGTTGTATCGTATTAGCAAGCCGTTGACTGGGGGGTACTATTGGTGCCCGCCATTGCGTGATGGGCGGGTGGATTTGAGCTTGGTGCTCTGA
- a CDS encoding FHA domain-containing protein, whose translation MTALISLGLPAANGVPTLLVTHGLHQGSSLMLDQPVYTLGAASAADLLLCDPGIAELHLRLRFEGAQVAVEALGGDVLITGTAGDIRIPQGSGHRARLPLQLRIGTAGVSLALPGSPEKPPVATRTFTPWIIATALLFVCAGALAFRTDPPQAQAVLPVAEKTVAKPSRAEAKAWFEAQLQAAHLDAVKVDDVDGQLNATGSFERAQKPQWVALQQAFDQRYGQQIVLNPRVAVRADAARPRVRFQAVWFGVNPYVINDSGKRLYPGAALADNWVLERIENNQVILARGEERFTFTL comes from the coding sequence ATGACAGCCTTGATTTCCCTGGGCCTGCCCGCCGCGAACGGCGTGCCGACCCTGCTTGTGACCCACGGTTTGCACCAGGGCAGTTCCCTGATGCTCGACCAACCGGTCTATACCCTTGGCGCCGCTTCGGCCGCCGACCTTCTGCTCTGCGATCCCGGGATCGCCGAGTTGCACCTGCGCCTGCGTTTTGAAGGTGCCCAGGTGGCCGTCGAAGCCCTCGGCGGTGATGTGCTGATCACCGGCACTGCGGGTGATATCCGCATTCCCCAAGGCAGCGGCCATCGCGCGCGGCTGCCGCTGCAACTGCGCATCGGTACGGCGGGTGTCAGCCTGGCGCTGCCGGGAAGCCCTGAAAAACCGCCTGTGGCGACGCGCACGTTCACGCCCTGGATCATCGCCACCGCCTTGCTGTTTGTGTGCGCCGGCGCCTTGGCGTTTCGCACCGATCCACCGCAAGCCCAGGCCGTCCTGCCGGTCGCCGAAAAAACCGTGGCCAAGCCTTCCCGCGCCGAGGCCAAGGCCTGGTTCGAAGCGCAATTGCAGGCCGCCCACCTGGACGCTGTGAAGGTCGATGATGTCGACGGCCAGCTCAACGCCACCGGCTCGTTCGAGCGGGCACAAAAGCCCCAGTGGGTCGCCCTGCAACAAGCCTTCGACCAGCGTTATGGCCAGCAGATCGTCCTCAACCCTCGGGTCGCAGTGCGCGCGGATGCGGCCCGGCCACGGGTGCGCTTTCAAGCGGTGTGGTTCGGCGTCAATCCCTACGTGATCAACGACAGCGGCAAGCGCCTTTACCCCGGCGCTGCCCTGGCCGACAACTGGGTGCTGGAACGCATCGAGAACAACCAGGTGATCCTCGCCCGTGGCGAAGAGCGCTTCACCTTCACTTTATGA
- a CDS encoding tetratricopeptide repeat protein, giving the protein MPRDNDDAVQLLKGIGELYRRNGQSQRALVMLLIAVSVAPNDGLLLRSLVLAFTDSGDATRALSALDRLVALEGESASLLLLRARALWYGERKDEARQCFKRYLAARRVAP; this is encoded by the coding sequence ATGCCCCGGGATAACGACGACGCAGTGCAACTGCTCAAGGGCATCGGCGAGCTGTACCGGCGCAATGGCCAGTCCCAGCGTGCGCTGGTAATGCTGCTGATTGCCGTGAGCGTGGCGCCCAACGACGGCCTGTTGCTGCGCTCGCTGGTGCTGGCGTTCACCGACAGCGGTGACGCCACCCGCGCACTGTCGGCCCTGGACCGCCTGGTGGCGCTGGAAGGCGAGTCTGCCAGCCTGTTGCTGCTGCGCGCCCGGGCGCTGTGGTACGGCGAGCGCAAGGACGAAGCGCGCCAGTGCTTCAAACGCTACCTGGCTGCACGGAGAGTGGCGCCATGA
- a CDS encoding winged helix-turn-helix domain-containing protein, translating into MTYSQRSHLEDSAFEIHFGPYRLLPRRHLLLKNGEPVSLGNRALTLLIALASRPGELLEKTQLLDIAWPRLVVEECNLRAQIKAIRRALGDDDSVYIATATGQGYRFVAPTWVERQAQKKPLVLGVYSCRRCLGSEVTPVHSARQETLNS; encoded by the coding sequence ATGACGTATTCACAACGCAGCCACCTTGAAGACAGCGCTTTTGAAATTCACTTTGGTCCTTATCGACTGCTGCCCAGGCGTCATCTGCTGCTTAAAAACGGTGAACCCGTGAGCTTGGGCAACAGAGCCCTGACCTTGTTGATTGCCCTCGCCTCGCGACCCGGAGAGCTGCTGGAGAAAACCCAACTGCTGGATATCGCCTGGCCACGGTTGGTGGTGGAGGAATGCAACCTGCGGGCGCAGATCAAGGCGATTCGCCGGGCGTTGGGGGATGATGATTCGGTGTATATCGCGACGGCGACGGGCCAGGGGTATCGGTTTGTCGCGCCGACCTGGGTTGAGCGCCAGGCGCAGAAAAAACCGCTGGTGTTGGGGGTTTATAGCTGTCGCCGGTGTTTGGGCAGCGAAGTAACGCCGGTGCACAGTGCGCGGCAGGAGACGCTTAACAGCTGA
- a CDS encoding type III effector HrpK domain-containing protein — protein MTAIPNGLDPADNKGPTGSRSTFEKALFTAVDRPVFDPSKIRGPSIPLPYQNVQAPVDNSITYTPLGSDKPVMLKQIDNPRLFEQLVNQYNAQQSDATLEKNLAASKSAGYKEADASTVAPGLGNYKGLGSTTELGPGLIRYETNAGDKIVVSQKQTPALFAQVSGDSAKLFAINASQAEGYRLAGPTETMDPAANIGPPEEVGPGLIRYTTAAGDKVIVSQDITPALYDQVAKLYAGSTGAAGASDTSWIDTSSFGVSGAKAWDTITGNTSGTPTKEELDLNRPKAAAQLLSQNWDAWGLHGAPIDFANPPTNLPPEAQAVLKYVASSPSLMAALDTGGRGKADNVITHSDVDHFIDNAGKDLGAASKSYGSFLGSHPGDLAKANAKSAAILMANESLAAGAGSAMRPGDANQRSNDGMLRTDNLEALGSDSALSTELTGAAAMWSKPGMFHALETGGDNPATGKSDGIGTRDNIGAWLEKQAPKTDSDTLTFLDGAATRDAVAGIDTSGLTADILANPQNYSGEQKAAVLVQLTDAQTRLLVSDYVPHSGLMDKYTSPNYGLNPNEDKIKAQLQSGIETLSADPDVQGFLQNNRGPALADIVDSNPTLKVAMQNYYASDIETGKNLNDNLHAKDQDGKQVDMGVGLQNAANDTTIANLALGGNGHVDLTGIADKAGQSDNIQQYYKTELVTGKAFTDAVAAGMDPTVAASSFAASTASAQAFLGDKASADDAATLQVNFNEALGDALLGGATTDTLNITLGDGKGNFDEAKVTAAINDAQQKDPQMFVTSDGGKIDPAQVVSMLRSVWDIGRQGDKIADALPKAIEGMKFGDVSPAFKQGLLHIGSAVLMSGVLMARSASGSNTPVADANRVSAGLQFAGLLMEGGTKYAKEAGYGITWVNRPDGGTIGDFPGKVPVGKGPLSPQQIANLGAAGKIIGSAGGIIGGVIGVIGGVDSLKKGDYLTGSFSVATGVLGTGAAVAGLVEAGAGLYGATEIGAVAGTISGILGGATAILGGIGSAFLPFALADAHGKAQDAFYGQLAPVLKQYGLTGGPTEPGDYPEDPIPAINT, from the coding sequence ATGACTGCGATCCCGAATGGCCTTGACCCTGCTGATAACAAGGGCCCGACAGGCTCCCGGAGCACGTTCGAAAAAGCCCTGTTCACCGCCGTCGACCGGCCGGTATTCGACCCCTCGAAAATCCGCGGGCCGTCCATCCCGCTGCCGTACCAGAACGTGCAGGCACCGGTGGACAACAGCATCACCTACACCCCGCTGGGCAGCGATAAACCGGTGATGCTCAAGCAGATCGACAACCCCAGGCTGTTTGAGCAATTGGTGAACCAGTACAACGCGCAGCAAAGCGATGCGACCCTTGAAAAGAACCTGGCCGCCAGCAAAAGCGCTGGCTACAAGGAGGCTGACGCCAGCACCGTGGCGCCCGGGTTGGGCAACTACAAGGGGCTCGGCAGCACCACGGAACTGGGCCCGGGGCTGATCCGCTACGAGACCAACGCCGGCGATAAAATTGTGGTCAGCCAGAAGCAGACGCCCGCGCTGTTCGCTCAGGTCAGCGGCGACTCTGCCAAGCTTTTCGCGATCAACGCCAGCCAGGCCGAGGGCTATCGCTTGGCCGGCCCCACGGAAACCATGGACCCGGCGGCGAACATCGGCCCGCCCGAGGAAGTCGGGCCGGGGTTGATTCGCTATACCACCGCCGCAGGCGACAAGGTGATCGTGTCCCAGGACATCACCCCGGCGCTGTACGACCAGGTGGCCAAGCTGTATGCCGGCAGCACCGGCGCTGCGGGCGCCTCGGACACCTCGTGGATCGACACCTCGTCGTTCGGCGTGTCTGGCGCCAAGGCCTGGGACACCATCACCGGCAACACCAGCGGCACCCCCACCAAGGAAGAGCTGGACCTGAACCGCCCCAAGGCGGCTGCGCAACTGCTCTCGCAAAACTGGGACGCCTGGGGCCTGCACGGCGCGCCGATCGACTTCGCCAACCCGCCCACTAACCTGCCGCCCGAAGCTCAGGCCGTGCTCAAGTACGTGGCCAGCAGCCCGAGCCTGATGGCCGCGCTGGACACCGGCGGGCGCGGCAAGGCTGACAACGTGATCACCCATTCGGATGTCGACCACTTCATCGACAACGCCGGCAAGGACCTCGGCGCCGCATCGAAATCCTATGGCAGTTTCCTCGGCAGCCACCCCGGCGATTTGGCCAAGGCCAACGCCAAGTCGGCGGCGATCCTGATGGCCAACGAAAGCCTGGCCGCCGGCGCCGGTTCGGCGATGCGCCCGGGTGACGCCAACCAGCGCAGCAACGACGGCATGCTGCGCACCGACAACCTGGAAGCGTTGGGCAGCGATTCGGCGCTGAGTACTGAACTGACCGGCGCGGCGGCCATGTGGTCCAAACCCGGGATGTTCCACGCCCTGGAAACCGGCGGCGACAACCCGGCCACCGGCAAGTCGGACGGTATCGGCACCCGCGACAACATCGGCGCCTGGCTGGAAAAACAGGCGCCGAAAACCGACAGCGACACCCTGACCTTCCTCGATGGCGCCGCCACCCGCGATGCCGTCGCAGGCATAGACACCTCGGGCCTGACCGCCGACATCCTGGCCAACCCGCAGAACTACAGCGGCGAACAGAAAGCCGCAGTGCTGGTGCAACTCACCGATGCGCAAACCCGCCTGCTGGTGAGCGACTACGTGCCCCACTCCGGCCTGATGGACAAGTACACCTCGCCCAACTACGGCCTCAACCCCAACGAAGACAAGATCAAGGCGCAGCTGCAAAGCGGCATCGAAACCCTCTCGGCCGACCCGGACGTACAAGGCTTCCTGCAAAACAATCGTGGCCCGGCACTGGCCGACATCGTCGACAGCAACCCGACCCTGAAAGTCGCGATGCAGAACTACTACGCCAGCGACATCGAGACCGGCAAGAACCTCAACGACAACCTCCACGCCAAGGACCAGGACGGCAAGCAGGTCGACATGGGCGTGGGCCTGCAAAACGCTGCCAACGACACGACCATCGCCAACCTCGCGCTGGGCGGCAACGGCCATGTGGACCTGACCGGGATCGCGGACAAGGCCGGGCAAAGCGACAACATCCAGCAGTACTACAAGACCGAGCTGGTGACCGGCAAAGCCTTCACCGATGCGGTGGCCGCAGGCATGGACCCGACCGTGGCCGCCAGCAGCTTCGCTGCCAGCACCGCCTCGGCCCAGGCCTTCCTCGGCGACAAAGCCTCAGCGGATGATGCGGCCACCTTGCAGGTGAATTTCAACGAAGCCCTGGGCGATGCGTTGCTCGGGGGCGCCACCACCGACACCCTGAACATCACCCTGGGCGACGGCAAGGGCAACTTCGACGAAGCCAAGGTGACTGCCGCAATCAACGACGCCCAGCAGAAAGACCCGCAGATGTTCGTCACCTCCGACGGCGGCAAGATCGACCCGGCGCAGGTGGTGTCAATGCTGCGCTCGGTGTGGGACATCGGGCGCCAGGGCGACAAGATTGCCGACGCGCTGCCCAAGGCCATCGAAGGCATGAAGTTCGGCGACGTGAGCCCGGCGTTCAAGCAAGGGCTGTTGCACATCGGCAGCGCGGTACTGATGAGCGGTGTACTGATGGCCCGCTCGGCCAGCGGTAGCAACACACCGGTGGCGGACGCGAACCGGGTATCTGCCGGGCTGCAATTTGCCGGCCTATTGATGGAAGGTGGTACCAAATACGCCAAGGAAGCGGGGTACGGCATCACCTGGGTCAACCGCCCGGACGGCGGCACCATCGGTGACTTCCCCGGCAAGGTGCCGGTGGGCAAGGGCCCGCTGAGTCCGCAGCAAATCGCCAACCTCGGCGCGGCGGGCAAGATTATCGGCTCGGCAGGCGGGATCATTGGCGGCGTGATCGGGGTGATTGGCGGCGTCGACTCGTTGAAAAAAGGCGACTACTTGACCGGCAGTTTCTCCGTCGCCACCGGCGTACTCGGCACGGGCGCGGCAGTGGCGGGGTTGGTGGAAGCCGGGGCCGGTCTGTACGGTGCCACGGAAATCGGCGCGGTGGCCGGGACCATCAGCGGCATCCTCGGCGGCGCCACGGCGATCCTCGGCGGCATCGGGAGCGCCTTCCTGCCCTTCGCCCTGGCCGATGCCCATGGCAAGGCGCAGGACGCGTTCTACGGCCAGCTTGCGCCGGTGCTCAAGCAATATGGCTTGACCGGCGGCCCGACGGAACCGGGCGACTATCCGGAAGACCCGATCCCGGCGATCAACACCTGA